AAGGTCGATCTCTTCGGCGTTCGGGTCGAGCTCGTACACGTCCGGGTCGTCCGTTTCCTCCGCTCCCGTTTCGGCGAAGATGAGGTGCGCTTCGTCGCTCACGTCCGCGCGCGCTTCGGCGAGACAGCGGCTGCATTCGTGAACGACGCTCCCCTCGATGCGCCCGTGCCAGTAGTACCGCCCCGGTCCCGCCGCCGACAACCGGCCGGTGACGTGCACCGCGGTCTCGGGCTTCGGGTCGCTCTCTTCCCAGATCGGATCGCTGGCCGGCAATTCGGCGTCAACGACGGCGGCCTGGGTTTCGAGCGAACGGATGTCGAAGGACAACATCCATCAAAAATACTCGGATGCGGGGGTGCTTACAAGTCCGTGAGTGTCATGGAGTTGGGCGTCGGGGCGTCGGGGCGTCGGGGCGTCGGGGCGTCAGGGCGTATGGGCGTATGGGCGTATGGGCGACGACCAAACGTCGAGGCGGTCGTCATCCCGAGCGAAGCGAGGGATCTTTCGTGGATGCCAGAGGGCTGGCCACTCTACCGAGACGCCAGATCCCTCGTTCGCTGCACTCGCTCGGGATGACGGGTGGCTCGAAGCGTCGACGCCCATCGCCCATCGCCCAGCGCCCACCGCCTACCGCGCCGCCAACAACTCCGTCTCGGCGAAGAAAAACCGTGATTCGCGAGTCGCGTTGTCATCCGAATCCGAGGCGTGAATGGCATTCCGGCCCTTCGACTCCGCATACAGCTTCCGGACCGTCCCCTCGGCGGCTTCGGCCGGATCAGTCGCACCGATCGCCGTGCGCAGCGACGCAACCGCATCGCCCTTCTCCAGCACCATCGGCATGCATGGTCCCGACGTCATGAAGTCCACGAGCTCGCCATAGAACGGGCGGCCCTTGTGGACAGCGTAGAACTCGCCGGCCTGGTCCTTGGACATGTGCATCACCCGCGCGGCCAGGACCTTGAAGCCTTGGCCCTCGAGGTGCGCGATGATCGTTCCCGCCTTCCCCGCGCCAAACGCGTCGGGCTTGATGATCGTGAGTGTGTAGTTGCCGGCCATGAGAGTTTCCTGATCAGGGTCCTATGAGTTTGCGAACGATGTCGCCGCGCGTGAGAAAGCCCACCAACCGGCCTTCCCGCACCACCGGCAGTCGCTCGACGTCCTTGTTGCTCATCAACGCCGCCACTTCGGCGACGGGTTGCTCGGGCGCCACGCACAACACCTGCCGTGTCATGGCCTCCCGAACCGTCATATCGTTTGCGCGGGCGACGGCGGGCGACTGGTGCCGCGATCCGCCGAACGACACGCCCTCCGTCGCCAGCAGGTGGCGCATCAGCTCGCGCTCGCTGAGCATGCCGAGCAGCTGTTCGTGCTCGTCGACCACCGGCAGGGCGCCGAGCCCCGAGCGAATGAGCTCGCGCGCCGCGTGCCGCAGCGGGACGTCACCGCCGATCGTGCGCGGACGCTCGGTCATGAGGTCGCGGACGAGCAGCTGTTCGGCGATTTCGTAGTCAGCGAACACGGGTAAACTAACCAGCGCCTCGGCGCTGGGCGCGGCGAGGAGCGCGTCGATCACCTCGCGATTGGAGAGGAGGCGTCCGAACGCACGAACGACTTGCAGCTGGCGCGCGGCGGATCGCGGTGGGCCGACCACCATGGTGACGAGCGGCGCGCGCTGCTCGACGCCGTCGTCCAGCGCACGGACGATCCCGGTCGGACAGACGCCCACCGCGACCTGGAGCGCCAGCGCGGTATCCGTGCGGTAATGCAGCAGGAACGCCTGGTCGGCGATCGCGACCATGTCTTCCCCGCGCTCTTCACTCACGCGCCCTTGCAGCCGCTCGAGGTCGCCGATCGCACCCGAGGACTCGAGCCGCGCGAGCAGCGACGTGCGCGCCGCGTCGAGCGTATCGCAATCCAGCGGAATCAACACGCGCGAGGGCGCGAGAAAATCGACGAGCTTCACGGAGTGTTACGAGGGCGACGAAGAGAGGCGGTTCGACAGACGAAGTCCGCGTGCGAGCACAACGGTCGTGACGACGAGCAAGAGATTGCGCAGCACGAGCCCGACCACGGCGTCCGGTGCTTCGGTGCGTACGAGCGCCATGTAGCGCAGTGGAAAAATGTAGTAGGTCACCACACCCGTCAGCGCGAAGAGCGTCCACAGGAGCGCCCGGTTTCTGACGGCGATCAGCGGCACCAGCGGCATGACCCAGATCAGGTATTGCGGCGAGAGGACCTTGCTCGTGACGAGCCCCGCGAAAAGTACCAGCGCGCTCCAGGCGGCGAGGTCGACGGGTTCGTCGCGGCGTGTTCGACGATACATCATCGCATACACGACGACGACCGCCGCGAGCATCAGCACGGTCGACAGGGGTTTCACGACCGCCGCCGCGTGGCCGGACATGTTCCATGATGAGAAGTTGTACTCGATCGCGGCCGCCACGAGATGCAGCTTGCTCGCCGCCACCAACAGGCTTCCGTACGTGCTTTCTGCATGCACGCCGCGAGCGGCGTGGTAGTCCAGAAACCCGAGCATGTTGCGTGGAGCGACGAGCAAGAGCGGTGACGCCAGCACCACCATGGTTGCGGTGCCGACGATCGCGCAGCGCACGAGCAGGCCATAGGCGCGCGCGCGAACGTGCTGCATGGCGAATACCGGGACCAGGAGCAATGGATACAGCTTCGTCAGAATGCCGACAGCCAGCATGATCGACGCGCCGAACCACTCGCTCCGCCCGGCGAACCAGAGGGCGCACACGACGGTCGCCGCGGGAAAAATGTCGAAGTCCTGGCCGATGATCGGTCCCACGGTAAGCACGAACACGGTATAGGCGCCGAGGACCGCGACGCGATTCAGCCCACGGCGTCGCGCGATGGCGTTCAACGCGACGAGGATCAGGAGGTCGGCGATCACGACCTCGACGCGGAACGCCACGTAATACTGCGTGAGCGTGGTCGCGACGAGCCGCGGCAGTCCGAAGAAGATGAGCGCTGCCGGCGGATACTCCACCGCGAAGTCGCGGTATGGTACGGCACCGGCGAGTGCGCGGGAGGCGTACCGGTAGTAGATCGGCACGTCCGAGAAGTTCGACCTGTAGACCGACCAGAAGACGACGACGAGAATGACGACGTGCGCGAGGGCGGCGTAGACCAGAAGCAGCGGACGCGCTGCGTCGTCGACATCGCCCTCGCGCTCGCGCGCCATGAGTGTTCTCTGAACGGTCGCCTACTGCACGCGAGCCTTGATCAGCTCGACGAAATCCATCGGGCGTTTGGCGACGCCCATCCCCGCGGCCTCGAACGCCGCGATCTTTTCGGCCGCCGTTCCCGAGGAACCGCTGATGATCGCTCCCGCGTGACCCATGCGGCGTCCCGGCGGCGCCGTCTGTCCGGCGATGAACCCGACGACCGGCTTCTTCATGTGCTTCTTGATGAACTCGGCCGCTTCCTGTTCGTCGGTGCCGCCGATCTCGCCCATCATCGCCACGGCCTTGGTGTCCGGATCCTTCTCGAACGCCGCGAGACAGTCGATGAAATTGGTGCCGTTGATTGGATCGCCGCCGATGCCGACGCACGTGGACTGCCCGAGCCCCGCGCGCGTGAGCTGATAGACGACCTCGTACGTCAGCGTGCCCGACCGGCTGACGACGCCGATGTTGCCAGGCGTGCAGATGCGTCCGGGAATGATGCCGACTTTCGACTTGCCTGGCGTGATCAGCCCCGGACAGTTCGGTCCGATCAACCGCGCGCCGCGTTCCTTCACGAACGGATACACGCGCGTCATGTCGAGCACCGGCACGCCTTCCGTGATCGCGACGACGAGCTTGACGCCCGCGTCCACCGCCTCGAGAATCGCGTCGGCCGCGTACATCGGCGGCACGTAGATCACACTCGTATTCGCGTTCGTCGCCGCGACCGCATCCGCGACGGTATTGAAGATCGGCACCTTGTCTTCGAACTTCTGACCGCCTTTGCCGGGCGTCACGCCCGCGACGACCTTGGTGCCGTACTCCATCATCTGCTTCGTGTGGAACGAGCCGTCTCGGCCCGTGATCCCCTGCACGATCAGCGTCGTGTCGTTGTCGATGAAGATGCTCACGCCGCCTTTCCTCCTTTCGCCAGCGCGACGGCCTTCTTCACCGCTTCGTCCATGTCCGACGATGCCGAGAAGCCGTTCTCCTGAAGAATCTTCATCGCGATCTCTTCGTTGGTTCCGGTGAGCCGAATGACGATCGGCACCTTGAGCGGATTCTGCTTCGTGGCGGTCACGATGCCGTTCGCGACGTCATCGGTCCGGGTAATCCCGCCAAAAATATTGAACAGGATGGCTTTCACGTTCGGATCGGCGGTAATGATCTTGAGCGCGTTCACGACCTTTTCCGGATTCGACGAGCCGCCGATGTCCAGGAAGTTCGCGGGCTCGCCGCCGTAGTACTTCACCAGGTCCATCGTGGCCATCGCGAGACCGGCGCCGTTGACGACGCACCCGACGTCGCCGTCCAATTTGATGAAAGTCAAATTAGCGTTTCTGGCCTGAACCTCACTCGGCGCTTCGGCGCTTTCGTCGCGGAGCGCGGCGATGTCGGCGTGGCGATCGAGCTCGTTGTCGTCGATCACCATCTTGGCGTCGAGCGCCACGACGTCGCCCGCCGGAGTCACGACGAGCGGATTGATCTCGGCCAGCGAGCAGCCGTTCTTCATGAACGCGCTATACAGCTGCCCCATGATCTTCGCGGCCTGCTTCACCTTCTTCGGATCGTCGAACAGAAAGTAGCCCAGGCGGCTGGCCTGGTACGGCTGCAGCCCGTAGCGCGTATCGACCGGCAGCTTGAGGATTTTCTCGGGCGTCGTCGCCGCGACTTCCTCGATGTCGATGCCGCCCGCCGGGCTCACCATGAACACCGGCTTCTTCGACGCGCGGTCGAGGATGATGCCGACGTACGCCTCGCTGGCGATGTCGGCGGCGGGTGTCACGAGCACTTTTTGCACGGGGAGATCCTTGATCTTCAACTGCAGGATCTTCGTGGCGAGCTCCTTCGCCTCGGCGGGAGTCTTCGCGAGCTTGACGCCGCCCGCCTTGCCGCGGCCGCCGGCGTGCACCTGCGCTTTCACCACGACGGTGCCGCCATACTGCGTCGCGATCTTCTCCGCCTCTTCGGGCGTCGTCGCGACGTCGCCCGGCGGAATCGGTACGCCTTCCTTGCGGAGCAGTTCCTTTGCCTGATACTCGTGAATGTTCACGGATTCTCCAGTGAATCTGTTTCGAGATTTGTAATTGTAGTTCCCGCATCGCCGCGCACGGCCGCCTGCCCCAGCGCGAGCGACGTGATGATCGCGCGCCCTCCCGTGCGGCGCACGAAGTCGATCGCCGCGCGGATCTTGGGTGCCATGCTGCCTTCGCCGAACGCGTTCGCTTCGTCCATCCGCGCCGCTTCCGCGGCGGTCAACCGGCGGAGCGGCCGCTGCTCCGGCGTGCCCCAGTCGGCGTACACCGCATCCACGTCCGTCAGGATGATCAGCAGCTTCGCGCCGAGATCGCGCGCCAGCACCGCCGCCGCGAGATCCTTGTCGACCACCGCATCCACCCCTTCCCATCCCAATGTCGGGTGCTCGTAGACCGGCGCACCACCGCCACCCGCGGCGACCACGAGCATCCCCGCCTCGACCAGCGTCTTGATCACCGGCAATTCGCGAATCGCTCGCGGCACGGGACTGCCCACCACACGCCGCAGATTGCCGTGGCCATCCGGTTTGATCACATGTCCTTCGGCCTTGGCCTGACGCGCGCGATCGCGCGACAACTTGCGGCCGATGAACTTCGTCGGATTCCGCAGCGCCGGATCGGTGGGATCGACTTCAACCTGCGTGATCACCGTTGCCACGCTGCGCGGAGAGCCGGCTCGTTGAAGCGCGTTCTCCAGCGACTGCTGAATCATATAACCGATCCACCCCGCTGTCGCGGCCACGAGCACGCCCAAGGGCAGCGGACTCGCCTGTTCGCGCGCGACCTCGTTGCGTACGAGCTCGTCCCCGACCTGCGGGCCGTTCCCGTGCACGACGCAGACGCTCCAACCGGCGAGCGCCAGATCCACGATCGGGCCCACACTCTCGCGCGTGTGCCGGAATTGATCGTAGATCGTCGACTGCTCGCCCGACGGCGCAAGCGCATTGCCGCCCAGCGCGACGACCGCCGTCTGCACATGCCGATGCGGGTCGGTCACGGTGTACGCCCTCCCGACTTCTTCTCGTTCAGCACGCGCCCGAGTGCATCGAACGCGCGGCCGAACGCGACCCAGTCGCCGCGGCGCATGGCATCGCGCATGGCAGCGTAAAGCGCCGCGGCGGAGCGACTCGCCGGCATCGCGCCGGACCCCGCAGGCGTTGGCGTCGTACCCGGATGGGCGACCGACGCAATCGGTGGCGCGATCGCCCGAATGCTGTCACCTGCCAGAAGCGCGACGCGATTCACCGTCGGCACCGTTTGGGGCCGCCAACGATAGCTGGGCTGCACGAATGCGATGGCGCCGTTCACGGGAATCGCGCGCGCGCGTCCATGCGCGAGCGGTCCCTCGCGCGCGGCGCTGCCCGCGCTGTCGACCGACCGCAGCCGGTCGAGAATGGCGCCCCACCGCGGCCCAGGCACCGCGAGCGGATACCAGCTGGTCGTACGCGACGCACCGCCGGTTCCGACCAACACACCGCGCAATCGTTCCGTATCGTCGACCAACGGCAGCGTCATCATCGTGGCGGGCTCGGTCCCCGCTTGCGCGGGCGCGGCGAGCGGCACGCGTTCGCCGACCAGCGCGTCGTCGGCTCCTTCGAGCGTCGGCACGTGCCGCGGCGCGGTGCTCTCGCCGCGACTGCCGTACCGTCCAAACGCATACGCCTGCGCGTAGAGCGCATCGATCGCCGGCGGAAGCGATGTCCGTACGCGCGGCGGCAACGTGTTCCAGGTATTGAACAGCGATGGCAGTGCTCGCACCCACGTCGTCGCCACCGGGTCGAGCGCCGAGTCGGGCACGACCACGATCTCACCGGTGGAAGCCTGCACGACAGCAGTCGCGGCATGCTTGAGATAACTCTGATCCTCGCCGGCGAGGAAGGCGTGCCGGCTGAGCGGATACATGTCCGACGCCGAGTAGAGGTCGACGGCCCAGTACAGCGAGTCGCCGAGCAGGATGGGCTCGACGTGGCCGCCCTGGGCAAAGAAGGGCATGTATCGATCGAGACGATCGCGAATGTCGCGGTGCACGATCGCGGTGGGATGTGGTTGTTGCAGATCGTTCGACAGGAGCGAGAAATTTTGCGACGACCACGCGACGGCCAGGCGCGCGAGTCCGCCCTCGAGCGACGTCCCTGCGGCGCGCCGCAGCGAATCGGCCACGACGAGCATCTCCGAGGCGCCGGGATACACGAGCGGCGCGTCGACCGGGTTGTCATCGATGGCGCTCGGGTCGGAAGCGTCGGCGCGCAGCGGCGCACCACGTTCATCGACGTCGGACGCCACGACCACCGCCGCCGTCCACGGAGCGCGCGATGACGCGCCGGCGACCGGTGCGTTCACGACTTGCGCGAGCAAGCCGTCGCTCGTGGCGCGCCAGCCGATCGGCGTCGCGCGATCCTCCGACGTTCCGGCACGCGACGCGTCGACTGCCCGCGCGAGAGCCGGCGCATCCCACAGTGATACCGCTGGAAGCGCGGCGGCGGCGGACGAAAACTGCACGCTCGTCGTCGCGAGCGGCATGACGTCCACACCGAACGCGCGTCGGGTATAGGCGGCGCGCGTCGCGATATAAGATTGCTCACGCAGCGCGCGATGCGCGTCGGTGCCGATGTGCGCGGCGACCGCCGGCGCGATCTCGCGGCCAAGCAGCGAGAGCACGATCGTGGAGAGCACCGCGATGCCGGCGAGCCGCATGCGGCCCGCGAGACCGGTCCAGAGCACGATCAACGCCGCGCCCAGCGTCGCCACCGACAACACCAGATCGCTCGGCACACCGACGTGGTGATCGACCCAGCCAAACACGCCGTCAGGTCCGCTGCCGTCCACGAGCAGCGAATACATGTCGAGACGAAAGCTCCACGCGAGCATCAACAACAGGAGTCCGACGAGCACCGTGAAGTGGCGCCGCACATACGTCGACGCATAGAAGCCGCCGCGCTGCCACTTGAGACTCGGCGTCAACGCATAGAGCAGAATCACCGCCACCGAGACGACGATCACGACCAGGAACGCCCACATCCACAGCAGATTCTCGAACGGAAGCCAGTACGTGAAAAACCCGAGGTCGTTGCCGAAGTACGGTTCGCTCTCGTCGAACGGCTTGCCGGAGCTGGCGAGGACGAACGACGTCCAATTATCGGACGACATGGCGAGCGAAACACCGAGTACGACCGCGAGCCCGATCGCCGCCCAGAGCAGATACCGGCCCGGCACTTCCTCGCCGATCTCGAGATTTCCAAGACGCCGCGGGAACACGAGTGAGACAACGGACCGGCGCACCGCGTACAGATTCGCGAACGCGAATAGCGTGGCGATGGCCATCGACCCGCCGCGCACCACGAGGACGGCCTGCGTACGCATGCGCCACAGCGCCAGCGCGCCGAGCGATTCGTACCAGAGATAATCGGCGTACGCGCCGGCCACGGCGCGGCCGGCGATCAACAGGATCGCGGCGGCCGCCAGCGCGAAGACGAGCCACCGCCGCCTCGTCATCTCACGCGGTTCCGACGCTGACGCCTTGCGAGCGCAGCCATCCCTCCATCTCGCCGCGGATCGCGGCCAGGCGCTCCGGTGTCTGCGCCTCATAGCGCGCCACGATGACCGGCTGCGTGTTCGACGCGCGGATCAGCCCCCAGCCGTCGCCGAACAACACGCGCACGCCGTCGACGTCGATGACATCGTACTTCGAGCGGAAGTGCTTCACCGCGCTGTCGACGAGACCGAACTTGAGCTCCTCGGGCACTTCGATGCGCAGCTCCGGCGTTGACACGAAATCGGGCACGTCGGCGAGCAGCTGCGCGACCGTGCGGCCGGAATCACTCAGGATGCGCAGCAGCCGGGCCGCGCCATACATCGCGTCGTCGTGGCCGTAGAATCCTTCGCTGAAGAACATGTGGCCGGACATCTCTCCGGCGACCGGCGCGTGCATCTCCTTCATCTTGTCCTTGATGAGCGAGTGGCCGGTCTTCCACATCACGGGATTCCCGCCGGCATTCTGCACCGCGGTCGGCAGCGCCTGCGAACATTTCACGTCGAAGATGATCGACTGTCCGCGGCCCGTCCGCTCGAGCACATCGCGCGCGTACAGAATCAGCACGCGATCGCCCCAGATGATGTTGCCATCGCCATCCACCACGCCGATGCGATCCGCATCGCCGTCGAACGCGATTCCGATCTCCGCCTTGTCCTGCTTCACCGCCGCGATGATGTCCTCGAGATTCTCAGGGACCGTCGGATCGGGATGATGATTCGGAAACGTCCCGTCGCTCTCGCAGAACAACCCGCGCCCTTCGACGCCGAGTTTCTTGAAGAGCTGCGGCGCGACGAGCGCGCCCGCACCATTCCCGCAGTCGTACACGATCTTGATCTTTCGCTTGAGCGGTCCGGTGCGCGCCGCCACGTCATCGACGTACCGATCGATGACTTCCTCGTGCGAGACCGTGCCCTTGTTCTTCGCGGCCGCGGCGGGCGTCTGCGTCAAGGCGTAGAGATGTTGAATCTCTTCGCCGTGCATCGACGCCTTGGAGAGCGAGAGCTTGAACCCGTTGTATTCCGGCGGATTGTGCGAACCCGTGATTTGAATGCCGCCGATCACCGGCAGATGATGCAGCGCCCAGTAGTTGAGCGGCGTCGGGATCACGCCGATGTCGATCACGTCCACGCCCGCGCCCGTGAGCCCATCCACCAGCGCGTCGCGCAGCATCGGTCCGCTCGGCCGATTGTCGCAGCTCACGGCGATCGCGCCCGTGATGCCCCGCTCCGCCATGTTTGCCGCGTACGCCACGCCGACGGCGCGCGCCGCCTCGACCGTCAGGTCCTTGCCGACGATGCCGCGAATGTCGTATTGGCGAAAGATGCCTGATGCAATGGCCATCGTGGATCTCTAATTCAAGAAAGTGAACGGGGCCCCCACCCGGCGGCCCCGTAATCTAGCGGTTCGGCTCGGCCGCGCGGTCGGCGACGTGTCGTGGCATCGGCGGCGGCAAGTCGATGGCCGCGGTGCTCGGCGGCAGACTCGTGGTCGTGGGCGTCACCTCGTAGCGCGGCCGCCCATTTCGCGCGATCCGCACGAGATATTCCGGCGCGAATCCCAGAATCAACAGCAACGCAACGCTCACGCCGAGCACCATGCGCGTGAGACCGCCGGAGCGCTCGGGCGCGGGAATGCCGTCGATGCGGGGCCTCATGAACATCAGCACCAGCACGTACAGGTAGTAGCCCGCCGAGATGACGGTGGTGAGCACGAGCGTGACCGCGAGCGTCGTTTGCGGTATCGGCGCCTGCAACGCCGCTTGCAGCACGTACCACTTCGCGTAGAAGCCGGCGCCGCCGAAGATCGGGAAGCCCATCAGCGCCAGCATGAGAACGCCCATCGTGACCGCCAGCCACGGACTCACGCTCCACAGGCCCGCGAGCTCGTCGAGCATGACGGTGCCGCGACCCTCGCGCTGGAGCGCGATCACGACCGCGAACGCCCCGAACGTGGCCAGCGTGTAAATGAACAGATAGAACAGCATCGCCGACGATCCCTGCGCGGTGCCGGCGGCGACGGCAACGAGCAGGTAGCCCGCGTGACCGATGCTCGAGTACGCGAGCATGCGTTTCAGATTCTTCTGAACGAGGCCGATAGCGTTCCCCATCACCATCGTCGCGATCGCCAGGATCACCATCGCGCCGTGCCACGATTGGAACGTGAAGTTGAACGCCTCGAGCCACACGCGAATGAACGCGGCGAATGCCGCCGCCTTCACCGTCGCGGCCATGTACGCCGTGATCGCCGACGGCGCGCCGTCGTACACGTCCGGCGCCCACATGTGAAACGGCACCGTCGCGACCTTGAAACCAAACCCGATCAACAGCAGCGCGATGCCCGTGATCAGCAGTGGACTCGACGTGAGGCCATAGATCGAAATGCGTCCGGCGATGATCGTGAGGTTCGTGCTGCCGGTCGCGCCGTACACGAGCGCGATGCCGTACAGCAAAAACGCGGTCGAGAACGCGCCGAGCAAAAAGTACTTGAGCGCCCCCTCGGCCGACCGCTCGCTCCGGCGGTTGAGCCCCGCGAGCGCGTACACCGAGATCGACATCAGCTCGATGCCAAGGAACACGATCATGAGATCGCGTGCGGCGGCCAGCAGCATCATACCCGACGACGCGAGCAGGATCAACACATGCGACTCGGCGAACGCGATGCCGGTGCGCATGTTGTCGTCCATGCTCAGCGCGATCGTGAAGATCGTACCGAGGAGGACGACGACGTCGATGAGCCAGCGAAAGTTGTCGAGCGCGATTGGCCCCGGACCGGCTGAATAGCGGCCCGCCCAATTGAGCGCGAGGAGAATCGTGATGCCGCAGAGCACGATGCTCGCGATGCCGATGTTGCGCTGGTGCTGCTGGCTGTCCGGCCGCAGCGACGCCCACAGCAACAGGACCATCGCCCCGCCCATCAACACGAGATCCGGCACGAGTGCCAGCGAGAGCTGCAGCGGCACGGTGATGTCGAGTGTCGTGATCATGGCTGTGCCCCTCCGGTCGGCGGGACATTCACCACCGCGGGCGACTCCGGCGCCGGTCCGATCGCTTCGATCGCGGCACGCCGCTGCTCGACGACGGTGACGAAGCGCGCCGATGCACCTTCCATTCGGCGCAGCACCGGCGCGGGATATACCCCGAGCCACACGATGCACGCGATCAGCGGAAGCATGACGGCGAGCTCACGCCGGTTCAGATCCGGAATGTGCTCGTTTTCGGTCTTGTCCAGGGAATTGAAGAGAATGCGCTGGATGGCCCAGAGCAGGTAGGCCGCCGAGATGATCACCGCGGTCGCGGCGACGACGGCGTAGATCGGCTCCGTGCGGAACGAGCCGATGAGCACCAGGAATTCACCGACGAACCCGTTCGTGCCCGGCACGCCAATACTGCTGAACGTCACGATGGTGAGCAGCGCCGCGAACATCGGCACCACGCGCGCAATGCCGCCGTACGCTTCGATCAAGCGCGTATGACGGCGCTCGTAGATCATGCCAATGAGAAAGAACAGCGCGCCAGTCGAGATCCCGTGGTTGATCATCACCATCAGCGCACCCTGCACGCTCTGCACGGTCAACGCGAAGATGCCGAGCATCACGAAGCCAAGGTGGCTCACCGAGGAGTAGGCGACGAGCTTCTTGAAGTCCGGCTGCACGAGAGACACGAGCGCGCCGTACACGATGCCGATCACGGCCAGCACGAGAATCGTCGCGCGAATGCCCGGGCTCAACGCCGCCGTCGGGAACAGCGGCAGCGCCAGGCGGATGAAGCCGAACGTGCCGAGCTTCAGCATGATGCTCGCCAGCACCACCGACCCGGCCGTCGGCGCTTCGACGTGCGCGTCCGGCAGCCAGGTGTGGAACGGGAACATCGGCACTTTCACGGCGAACGCCAGGAAGAACGCGCCGAAGAGCCATTTCGCGGTCGTCGAGCCGATCGCGACGTTCTGAATGATGTAGTCGTAATTGAAGTTCGGCAGGTTCGTCACGGGACTGCGCGCGGCGAGGCCGAGATAGATGATGGCGGCGAGCATGAGCATCGAGCCGACCATCGTGTAGATGAAGAACTTGACGCTGGCGTAGATGCGCCGCTCGCCGCCCCAGATGCCCACGATGAAGTACATCGGCACGAGCATCACTTCCCACATCACATAGAACAGGAACAGATCGAGCGCGAGGAACACGCCGAGCATGCCGGTGGTGAGCACGAGCAGCAGCGCGTAGTAGGCGCGCGTGCGCGTCCGGATGCTGGTCCAGCTGCCGCCGACGGCGAGCAGCATGATGAACGTCGTGAGCAGCACCATCATCAACGAGATGCCGTCGATGCCGAGCGTGAAGCGCACGCCCCACGACGGAATCCAGGGGAAGTCGACGACCGACTGCCAGCTGTCCACGGCCGGCACGAAGCTCCACCAGAGCCCGAGCGAGACGATGAACTCGACGGCGAACGTCAACAGCGCGATGACGCGCGGGGCACCCGCGGCGCCGCTCGCGACTTCGTCCTCACCCGGCGCCGCCTTGGCGCCGAACGCCCAGATGAGCGCGGCCCCGGCGAGCGGGATCACGAGGAGGGCGGGCAGCACCCACTGCTGGTAGCCGATGGAACTCAGGAAAGCGTTCATGAAATCTGGAAGCCGGAATTCCGAGCGGAGGTGCGAAGCGCCGAAGTGAGGAACGATGTCACAAAAATAATTAGCGAATGCTAAATGCCGCGAGAATCACCACCACGCCGACCGCCAGCACCCACGCGTACGTGCCCAATTGCCCCGACTGGAAGAGCGAGCCAATCCGCCCGACCGCCTGCGCCACGAGCGCACTGCCCCGCACCGCCACCGTATCGATCAA
The DNA window shown above is from Gemmatimonadaceae bacterium and carries:
- a CDS encoding NADH-quinone oxidoreductase subunit M, yielding MNAFLSSIGYQQWVLPALLVIPLAGAALIWAFGAKAAPGEDEVASGAAGAPRVIALLTFAVEFIVSLGLWWSFVPAVDSWQSVVDFPWIPSWGVRFTLGIDGISLMMVLLTTFIMLLAVGGSWTSIRTRTRAYYALLLVLTTGMLGVFLALDLFLFYVMWEVMLVPMYFIVGIWGGERRIYASVKFFIYTMVGSMLMLAAIIYLGLAARSPVTNLPNFNYDYIIQNVAIGSTTAKWLFGAFFLAFAVKVPMFPFHTWLPDAHVEAPTAGSVVLASIMLKLGTFGFIRLALPLFPTAALSPGIRATILVLAVIGIVYGALVSLVQPDFKKLVAYSSVSHLGFVMLGIFALTVQSVQGALMVMINHGISTGALFFLIGMIYERRHTRLIEAYGGIARVVPMFAALLTIVTFSSIGVPGTNGFVGEFLVLIGSFRTEPIYAVVAATAVIISAAYLLWAIQRILFNSLDKTENEHIPDLNRRELAVMLPLIACIVWLGVYPAPVLRRMEGASARFVTVVEQRRAAIEAIGPAPESPAVVNVPPTGGAQP
- a CDS encoding UPF0182 family protein, which gives rise to MTRRRWLVFALAAAAILLIAGRAVAGAYADYLWYESLGALALWRMRTQAVLVVRGGSMAIATLFAFANLYAVRRSVVSLVFPRRLGNLEIGEEVPGRYLLWAAIGLAVVLGVSLAMSSDNWTSFVLASSGKPFDESEPYFGNDLGFFTYWLPFENLLWMWAFLVVIVVSVAVILLYALTPSLKWQRGGFYASTYVRRHFTVLVGLLLLMLAWSFRLDMYSLLVDGSGPDGVFGWVDHHVGVPSDLVLSVATLGAALIVLWTGLAGRMRLAGIAVLSTIVLSLLGREIAPAVAAHIGTDAHRALREQSYIATRAAYTRRAFGVDVMPLATTSVQFSSAAAALPAVSLWDAPALARAVDASRAGTSEDRATPIGWRATSDGLLAQVVNAPVAGASSRAPWTAAVVVASDVDERGAPLRADASDPSAIDDNPVDAPLVYPGASEMLVVADSLRRAAGTSLEGGLARLAVAWSSQNFSLLSNDLQQPHPTAIVHRDIRDRLDRYMPFFAQGGHVEPILLGDSLYWAVDLYSASDMYPLSRHAFLAGEDQSYLKHAATAVVQASTGEIVVVPDSALDPVATTWVRALPSLFNTWNTLPPRVRTSLPPAIDALYAQAYAFGRYGSRGESTAPRHVPTLEGADDALVGERVPLAAPAQAGTEPATMMTLPLVDDTERLRGVLVGTGGASRTTSWYPLAVPGPRWGAILDRLRSVDSAGSAAREGPLAHGRARAIPVNGAIAFVQPSYRWRPQTVPTVNRVALLAGDSIRAIAPPIASVAHPGTTPTPAGSGAMPASRSAAALYAAMRDAMRRGDWVAFGRAFDALGRVLNEKKSGGRTP
- a CDS encoding NADH-quinone oxidoreductase subunit N, with product MITTLDITVPLQLSLALVPDLVLMGGAMVLLLWASLRPDSQQHQRNIGIASIVLCGITILLALNWAGRYSAGPGPIALDNFRWLIDVVVLLGTIFTIALSMDDNMRTGIAFAESHVLILLASSGMMLLAAARDLMIVFLGIELMSISVYALAGLNRRSERSAEGALKYFLLGAFSTAFLLYGIALVYGATGSTNLTIIAGRISIYGLTSSPLLITGIALLLIGFGFKVATVPFHMWAPDVYDGAPSAITAYMAATVKAAAFAAFIRVWLEAFNFTFQSWHGAMVILAIATMVMGNAIGLVQKNLKRMLAYSSIGHAGYLLVAVAAGTAQGSSAMLFYLFIYTLATFGAFAVVIALQREGRGTVMLDELAGLWSVSPWLAVTMGVLMLALMGFPIFGGAGFYAKWYVLQAALQAPIPQTTLAVTLVLTTVISAGYYLYVLVLMFMRPRIDGIPAPERSGGLTRMVLGVSVALLLILGFAPEYLVRIARNGRPRYEVTPTTTSLPPSTAAIDLPPPMPRHVADRAAEPNR
- a CDS encoding phosphomannomutase/phosphoglucomutase, which translates into the protein MAIASGIFRQYDIRGIVGKDLTVEAARAVGVAYAANMAERGITGAIAVSCDNRPSGPMLRDALVDGLTGAGVDVIDIGVIPTPLNYWALHHLPVIGGIQITGSHNPPEYNGFKLSLSKASMHGEEIQHLYALTQTPAAAAKNKGTVSHEEVIDRYVDDVAARTGPLKRKIKIVYDCGNGAGALVAPQLFKKLGVEGRGLFCESDGTFPNHHPDPTVPENLEDIIAAVKQDKAEIGIAFDGDADRIGVVDGDGNIIWGDRVLILYARDVLERTGRGQSIIFDVKCSQALPTAVQNAGGNPVMWKTGHSLIKDKMKEMHAPVAGEMSGHMFFSEGFYGHDDAMYGAARLLRILSDSGRTVAQLLADVPDFVSTPELRIEVPEELKFGLVDSAVKHFRSKYDVIDVDGVRVLFGDGWGLIRASNTQPVIVARYEAQTPERLAAIRGEMEGWLRSQGVSVGTA